One window from the genome of Enterobacter asburiae encodes:
- the tcdA gene encoding tRNA cyclic N6-threonylcarbamoyladenosine(37) synthase TcdA, translated as MSVVISDAWRQRFGGTARLYGEKALQLFADAHVCVVGIGGVGSWAAEALARTGIGAITLIDMDDVCVTNTNRQIHALRDSVGLAKSEVMAERIRLINPECRVTVIDDFVTADNVAEYMSKGYSYVIDAIDSVRPKAALIAYCRRYKVPLVTTGGAGGQIDPTQILVADLAKTIQDPLAAKLRERLKSDFNVVKNSKGKLGVDCVFSTEALVYPQADGSVCAMKSTAEGPKRMDCASGFGAATMVTASFGFVAVSHALKKMMAKAERQA; from the coding sequence ATGTCTGTGGTAATCAGCGACGCCTGGCGCCAGCGTTTTGGCGGAACGGCACGTTTATATGGTGAAAAAGCCCTGCAGCTGTTTGCGGATGCGCATGTCTGCGTCGTGGGCATTGGTGGTGTGGGGTCGTGGGCGGCAGAAGCGCTGGCGAGAACCGGTATTGGCGCAATCACGCTGATTGACATGGATGACGTTTGCGTCACCAACACCAACCGTCAAATCCACGCCCTGCGCGATAGTGTCGGTCTGGCGAAATCTGAGGTCATGGCGGAGCGTATCCGTTTGATCAACCCGGAGTGCCGCGTGACGGTGATCGACGACTTTGTGACGGCAGATAACGTCGCGGAGTACATGAGCAAAGGCTACAGCTATGTGATTGACGCCATCGACAGCGTGCGGCCAAAAGCGGCGCTGATCGCCTACTGCCGTCGCTACAAGGTGCCGCTGGTCACGACGGGCGGCGCGGGCGGGCAAATCGATCCGACGCAGATCCTGGTGGCCGATCTGGCGAAAACCATTCAGGATCCGCTGGCTGCCAAGCTGCGTGAGCGCCTGAAGAGCGACTTTAACGTGGTGAAGAACAGCAAAGGCAAGCTGGGCGTCGACTGCGTGTTCTCAACCGAAGCGCTGGTCTACCCGCAGGCGGACGGGTCAGTCTGCGCAATGAAAAGCACGGCGGAAGGGCCAAAACGAATGGATTGCGCCTCCGGGTTTGGTGCGGCCACCATGGTGACCGCCTCATTCGGCTTTGTGGCGGTGTCTCACGCCCTCAAGAAAATGATGGCGAAGGCGGAACGTCAGGCTTGA
- the csdE gene encoding cysteine desulfurase sulfur acceptor subunit CsdE, translating into MTNAALAGHPFGTVITEETLRQTFAPLQQWEDKYRQLILLGKQLPVLSDDLKAQAKEIAGCENRVWLGVSVSGEKLHFFGDSEGRIVRGLLAVLLTAVEGKSAAELLAHSPLALFDELGLRAQLSASRGQGLIALSDAVLDAARQAQA; encoded by the coding sequence ATGACTAACGCTGCATTAGCCGGACATCCGTTTGGCACGGTCATCACAGAAGAGACCCTAAGACAGACCTTCGCCCCGCTCCAACAGTGGGAAGATAAATATCGTCAGCTGATCCTGCTGGGTAAACAGCTCCCTGTGCTTTCAGACGATCTCAAAGCGCAGGCGAAAGAGATCGCAGGCTGTGAAAACCGCGTCTGGCTGGGTGTGAGCGTCTCCGGCGAGAAGCTGCACTTCTTCGGCGACAGCGAAGGCCGCATCGTCAGGGGCCTGCTGGCCGTATTGTTGACCGCTGTGGAAGGGAAAAGCGCGGCGGAATTGCTGGCACATTCGCCGCTGGCGTTATTTGATGAGCTTGGGCTGCGCGCGCAGCTCAGCGCCTCGCGCGGTCAGGGGCTGATCGCGCTCAGCGACGCGGTACTGGATGCCGCACGTCAGGCTCAAGCCTGA
- the sdaB gene encoding L-serine ammonia-lyase II — translation MISVFDIFKIGIGPSSSHTVGPMKAGKQFTDDLIARGILHDITRVVVDVYGSLSLTGKGHHTDIAIIMGLAGNLPDTVDIDAIPGFIQDVNTHGRLLLANGEHEVEFPVDHCMNFHADNLSLHENGMRITALAGDKAVYSQTYYSIGGGFIVDEDHFGQTDNASVEVPYPYKTAADLQRHCQETGLSLSGLMMKNELALHSKEELEQHFTNVWEVMRGGIERGITTEGVLPGKLRVPRRAAALRRMLVSTDKTTTDPMAVVDWINMFALAVNEENAAGGRVVTAPTNGACGIVPAVLAYYDKFIREVNANSLARYLLVASAIGSLYKMNASISGAEVGCQGEVGVACSMAAAGLAELLGASPTQVCIAAEIGMEHNLGLTCDPVAGQVQVPCIERNAIASVKAVNAARMALRRTSEPRVCLDKVIETMYETGKDMNAKYRETSRGGLAMKIVTCD, via the coding sequence ATGATTAGCGTATTCGATATCTTCAAAATCGGTATTGGTCCTTCCAGCTCTCACACCGTCGGACCAATGAAAGCCGGTAAGCAGTTCACGGATGACTTGATTGCACGCGGCATCTTGCATGACATTACCCGCGTGGTTGTCGATGTATACGGCTCGCTTTCCCTGACCGGGAAAGGCCACCATACCGATATCGCCATTATCATGGGCCTGGCGGGAAATCTGCCGGATACCGTTGATATTGATGCGATCCCTGGCTTCATCCAGGATGTGAACACCCACGGTCGCCTGCTGCTAGCGAACGGTGAGCATGAGGTTGAATTCCCGGTTGACCACTGCATGAATTTCCATGCGGACAACCTGTCGCTGCACGAAAACGGCATGCGCATTACCGCGCTGGCTGGCGACAAAGCGGTATACAGCCAGACGTATTACTCTATCGGCGGCGGTTTTATCGTCGACGAAGACCACTTTGGTCAAACCGATAACGCTTCTGTCGAGGTGCCGTATCCGTACAAAACGGCGGCGGATCTTCAGCGTCACTGCCAGGAGACGGGCCTTTCCCTTTCCGGCTTGATGATGAAAAACGAGCTGGCACTGCACAGCAAAGAAGAGCTCGAACAGCACTTCACTAACGTCTGGGAAGTGATGCGCGGCGGTATTGAGCGTGGGATCACCACCGAAGGCGTTCTGCCTGGCAAGCTTCGCGTGCCGCGTCGTGCTGCAGCACTGCGCCGTATGCTGGTGAGCACCGACAAAACGACAACGGACCCGATGGCCGTCGTAGACTGGATCAACATGTTCGCCCTGGCGGTGAACGAAGAGAACGCCGCAGGGGGCCGTGTGGTCACCGCGCCGACTAACGGTGCCTGCGGCATCGTTCCGGCGGTGCTGGCGTACTACGACAAGTTTATCCGTGAAGTGAACGCGAACTCACTGGCACGCTACCTGCTGGTCGCCAGTGCGATTGGTTCGCTGTATAAGATGAACGCGTCCATTTCCGGTGCGGAAGTGGGCTGTCAGGGTGAAGTCGGCGTGGCGTGCTCCATGGCGGCGGCGGGTCTGGCCGAACTGTTGGGTGCGAGCCCGACACAGGTTTGCATTGCTGCGGAAATCGGCATGGAACATAACCTGGGACTGACCTGTGACCCGGTTGCCGGACAGGTACAGGTGCCGTGCATCGAACGTAACGCGATTGCCTCCGTGAAGGCGGTGAACGCGGCACGTATGGCGCTGCGCCGCACCAGCGAGCCGCGCGTCTGTCTCGATAAGGTTATCGAAACCATGTACGAAACCGGTAAAGATATGAACGCCAAATACCGCGAAACCTCTCGCGGCGGCCTTGCGATGAAGATCGTGACCTGCGATTAA
- the gcvA gene encoding glycine cleavage system transcriptional regulator GcvA, whose amino-acid sequence MSKRLPPLNALRVFDAAARHLSFTRAADELFVTQAAVSHQIKSLEDFLGLKLFRRRNRSLLLTEEGQSYFQDIKEIFSQLTEATRKLQARSAKGALTVSLLPSFAIHWLVPRLSSFNSAYPGIDVRIQAVDRQEDKLADDVDVAIFYGRGNWPGLRVEKLYAEYLLPVCSPLLLTGEKALKSPADLAQHTLLHDASRRDWQTYTRQLGLTHINVQQGPIFSHSAMVLQAAIHGQGVALANNVMAQSEIEAGRLVCPFNDVLVSKNAFYLVCHDSQAELGKIAAFRQWILAKAATEQEKFRFRYEQ is encoded by the coding sequence ATGTCAAAGCGATTGCCACCCCTCAATGCATTACGTGTTTTTGATGCAGCAGCACGTCACCTGAGCTTTACCCGCGCAGCAGATGAGCTTTTTGTGACACAGGCCGCAGTAAGTCACCAAATCAAGTCTCTGGAGGATTTTCTGGGCCTTAAGCTGTTTCGTCGACGCAACCGTTCGTTGCTGTTGACCGAAGAGGGGCAGAGCTATTTTCAGGATATTAAAGAGATTTTTTCCCAGCTTACGGAAGCCACGCGTAAGCTGCAGGCTCGCAGTGCAAAAGGTGCCCTGACTGTCAGTTTATTGCCCAGTTTTGCCATTCATTGGCTGGTGCCCAGACTCTCAAGCTTTAACTCAGCTTATCCGGGGATCGACGTTCGAATCCAGGCGGTAGATCGCCAGGAGGACAAGCTGGCCGATGACGTCGATGTTGCCATTTTTTATGGTCGCGGTAACTGGCCGGGCTTGCGTGTTGAAAAATTATACGCAGAATATCTCCTGCCGGTCTGTTCTCCCCTGCTGTTAACAGGTGAAAAGGCGCTGAAGTCACCCGCTGACCTGGCTCAGCATACGCTTTTGCATGATGCCTCTCGCCGCGACTGGCAAACTTATACCCGTCAATTAGGTCTTACACATATAAACGTGCAGCAGGGACCCATCTTTAGCCACAGTGCGATGGTGTTACAGGCTGCCATTCACGGGCAGGGCGTGGCGTTGGCGAACAACGTCATGGCGCAGTCCGAAATTGAGGCAGGCCGCCTGGTTTGCCCTTTTAATGATGTACTGGTCAGCAAGAATGCGTTTTATCTGGTTTGTCATGACAGTCAGGCAGAACTGGGTAAAATAGCCGCTTTCCGGCAGTGGATACTGGCGAAAGCGGCAACCGAGCAAGAAAAATTCCGCTTCAGGTATGAGCAATAA
- the mltA gene encoding murein transglycosylase A gives MKGRWAKYLMAGAMVAILAACSSKPTDRGQQYKDGKLSQPFSLVNQPDAVGAPINAGDFSEQVYQIRNASPRLYGTQSSVYSAVQDWLKAGGDTRNMRQFGIDAWQMEGADNYGNVQFTGYYTPVIQARHSRQGEFQYPIYRMPPKRGRLPSRAEIYAGALSENYVLAYSNSLMDNFIMDVQGSGYIDFGDGSPLNFFSYSGKNGHAYRSIGKVLIDRGEVKKEDMSMQAIREWGEKHSEAEVRELLEQNPSFVFFKPQNFAPVKGASAVPLIGRASVASDRSIIPAGTTLLAEVPLLDNNGKFNGQYELRLMVALDVGGAIKGQHFDIYQGIGPDAGHRAGWYNHYGRVWVLKAAPGAGNVFSG, from the coding sequence ATGAAAGGACGTTGGGCGAAGTATCTGATGGCGGGCGCAATGGTAGCGATTCTTGCGGCCTGTTCTTCCAAACCGACCGATCGCGGTCAACAGTATAAAGACGGGAAGTTATCCCAGCCTTTCTCTTTAGTTAATCAGCCTGATGCTGTCGGCGCACCGATTAATGCCGGTGATTTCTCCGAGCAGGTATACCAGATCCGCAACGCGTCGCCGCGTCTGTATGGTACCCAGAGTAGCGTGTATAGCGCGGTCCAGGATTGGCTGAAAGCAGGCGGCGATACGCGCAACATGCGCCAGTTTGGTATCGATGCCTGGCAGATGGAAGGGGCCGATAACTACGGCAACGTTCAGTTTACCGGCTATTACACCCCGGTTATCCAGGCACGACACTCCCGTCAGGGCGAGTTCCAGTATCCTATTTACCGTATGCCGCCAAAACGCGGTCGTCTGCCGTCTCGTGCTGAGATCTACGCCGGTGCGCTGAGCGAAAACTACGTTCTGGCATACAGCAACTCCCTGATGGATAACTTCATCATGGACGTTCAGGGCAGCGGCTACATTGATTTTGGCGACGGTTCGCCGCTTAACTTCTTCAGCTATTCCGGTAAAAACGGCCACGCCTATCGCAGTATTGGCAAGGTGCTGATCGACCGCGGCGAAGTGAAGAAAGAAGATATGTCGATGCAGGCTATCCGCGAATGGGGCGAGAAACACAGCGAAGCCGAGGTGCGTGAGCTGCTGGAGCAGAACCCGTCGTTCGTCTTCTTCAAACCGCAAAACTTCGCGCCGGTGAAAGGGGCGAGTGCCGTTCCGCTGATTGGCCGCGCGTCGGTAGCATCGGATCGTTCGATTATTCCTGCTGGCACCACGCTGCTGGCTGAGGTCCCTCTGCTGGACAACAACGGCAAGTTCAACGGCCAGTATGAGCTGCGCCTGATGGTGGCGCTGGACGTCGGCGGGGCGATTAAAGGCCAGCACTTCGACATCTATCAGGGTATTGGCCCTGACGCAGGCCATCGCGCGGGCTGGTATAACCACTACGGACGCGTGTGGGTACTGAAGGCGGCGCCGGGTGCTGGAAACGTATTCAGCGGCTGA
- the amiC gene encoding N-acetylmuramoyl-L-alanine amidase AmiC: MSGSNSAISRRRLLKGAGAMWLLSVSQVGLAATSQVVAVRVWPSSTYTRVTVESNRVLKYKQFALSNPERVVVDLEGVNLNSVLKGMAAQIRGDDPFIKSARVGQFDPQTVRMVFELKQNVKPQLFALAPVATFKERLVMDLYPANATDIQDPLLALLEDYNKGDLQRQVPPAQSGPQPGKAGRDRPIVIMLDPGHGGEDSGAVGKYRTREKDVVLQIARRLKALIDKEGNMRAYMTRNEDIFIPLKVRVAKAQKQRADLFVSIHADAFTSRQPSGSSVFALSTKGATSTAARFLADSQNASDLIGGVSKSGDRYVDHTMFDMVQSLTINDSLKFGKAVLGKLGNINKLHKNSVEQAGFAVLKAPDIPSILVETAFISNVEEERKLKTAKFQQEVAESILAGIRAYFSDGATLARRG, translated from the coding sequence GCGTGTCTGGCCGTCGTCGACCTATACGCGCGTGACGGTCGAATCCAACCGCGTGCTGAAATATAAGCAATTTGCCCTCAGCAACCCGGAACGCGTGGTGGTGGATCTCGAAGGCGTTAACCTCAACTCCGTGCTGAAGGGGATGGCGGCGCAGATCCGCGGCGACGATCCGTTTATTAAATCGGCGCGCGTCGGGCAGTTTGATCCGCAAACCGTGCGCATGGTGTTTGAGCTTAAACAGAACGTTAAGCCGCAGCTGTTCGCCCTGGCGCCCGTCGCGACGTTTAAAGAGCGTCTGGTGATGGATCTCTACCCGGCTAATGCGACGGATATTCAGGATCCGCTTCTTGCCCTGCTGGAGGATTACAACAAGGGCGATTTGCAGCGTCAGGTTCCACCTGCGCAAAGCGGTCCGCAGCCGGGGAAAGCAGGGCGCGATCGTCCGATTGTGATCATGCTCGATCCCGGCCACGGCGGCGAAGACTCCGGCGCGGTGGGGAAATACCGCACGCGTGAAAAAGACGTGGTGCTGCAAATTGCCCGTCGTCTGAAGGCGTTGATTGATAAAGAAGGCAATATGCGCGCCTATATGACGCGCAATGAAGATATCTTTATTCCGCTGAAGGTCCGGGTAGCGAAAGCGCAGAAGCAGCGCGCCGATTTGTTCGTGTCGATCCATGCGGATGCGTTTACCAGCCGCCAGCCAAGCGGCTCGTCGGTGTTTGCGCTCTCAACCAAAGGCGCGACCAGTACCGCAGCAAGATTTCTGGCTGACAGCCAGAACGCCTCTGACCTGATTGGTGGCGTGAGCAAAAGCGGCGACCGCTACGTCGACCACACTATGTTCGATATGGTGCAGTCGCTGACCATTAACGACAGCCTGAAGTTTGGTAAAGCGGTGCTGGGCAAGCTGGGCAATATCAATAAGCTGCATAAAAACAGCGTTGAACAGGCCGGGTTTGCGGTACTCAAGGCACCGGATATCCCGTCCATTCTGGTCGAAACCGCGTTTATCAGTAACGTTGAAGAGGAGCGCAAGCTCAAGACGGCAAAATTCCAGCAGGAAGTGGCGGAGTCGATTCTGGCGGGGATACGGGCGTATTTCTCAGACGGGGCGACGCTGGCGCGACGCGGGTAA
- the xni gene encoding flap endonuclease Xni — MAVHLLIVDALNLIRRIHAVQGTPCKDTCLHALEQLIRHSEPTHAVAVFDDEARNTGWRHQRLPDYKAGRAPMPDDLHAELPMLRAAFEQRGVPCWGAHGNEADDLAATLAVKVASAGYQATIVSTDKGYCQLLSPTIRIRDYFQKRWLDAPFIASEFGVSPEQLPDYWGLAGISSSKVPGVAGIGPKSAALLLTDFQSLEGIYARLDEVPEKWRKKLEAHKEMAFICREIATLQTDLQLDGNLQQLRLER, encoded by the coding sequence GTGGCCGTTCATTTACTTATCGTCGATGCTCTTAACCTGATTCGCCGTATCCATGCGGTACAGGGGACGCCTTGTAAAGACACCTGCCTGCACGCGCTGGAACAGCTTATTCGCCACAGTGAGCCCACCCACGCGGTCGCGGTATTTGATGACGAAGCCCGCAACACGGGCTGGCGACACCAGCGTCTGCCGGACTACAAAGCCGGACGCGCACCGATGCCGGACGATCTTCACGCTGAATTGCCCATGCTGCGCGCTGCATTTGAACAGCGGGGCGTCCCCTGCTGGGGCGCACACGGAAACGAAGCCGACGATCTCGCGGCCACCCTCGCCGTAAAGGTGGCAAGTGCCGGGTATCAGGCCACTATCGTTTCAACTGACAAAGGCTACTGCCAGCTGCTCTCCCCGACTATCCGCATTCGCGACTATTTTCAAAAACGCTGGCTGGACGCGCCGTTTATCGCCAGCGAGTTCGGCGTCTCGCCTGAGCAACTGCCGGATTACTGGGGGCTGGCAGGCATCAGCAGCTCCAAGGTGCCGGGTGTCGCCGGTATTGGGCCGAAGAGCGCCGCACTGCTGCTGACCGATTTTCAGAGTCTGGAAGGGATTTACGCCCGTCTGGATGAGGTACCAGAAAAGTGGCGCAAGAAGCTGGAGGCGCATAAAGAGATGGCCTTTATCTGCCGGGAAATCGCAACGCTACAGACGGATTTACAGCTGGACGGGAATTTACAGCAGCTGAGATTAGAGCGTTAA
- a CDS encoding DUF423 domain-containing protein: MTSRFMLIFAAVSGFIFVALGAFGAHVLSKSLGAVEMGWIQTGLEYQAFHTLAIFGLAVAMQRRISIWFYWSSVFMALGTVLFSGSLYCLALSHLRLWAFVTPVGGFSFLAGWVLMFIGAIRLKRKGVVHE, encoded by the coding sequence ATGACCAGCCGATTCATGCTGATTTTTGCCGCGGTGAGTGGCTTTATTTTTGTTGCACTGGGCGCCTTTGGCGCACATGTATTAAGCAAGTCTTTGGGCGCAGTAGAGATGGGCTGGATCCAGACCGGCCTTGAATATCAGGCCTTCCATACGCTGGCGATTTTTGGGCTGGCGGTGGCGATGCAGCGTCGTATCAGTATCTGGTTTTACTGGAGCAGCGTTTTTATGGCGCTGGGTACCGTGTTGTTCAGCGGTAGCCTGTACTGCCTTGCGCTCTCACATCTGCGCCTGTGGGCGTTCGTTACACCTGTCGGTGGCTTCAGCTTCCTGGCGGGTTGGGTATTAATGTTTATCGGAGCTATCCGTCTGAAACGCAAGGGCGTTGTTCATGAATAA
- the rlmM gene encoding 23S rRNA (cytidine(2498)-2'-O)-methyltransferase RlmM, with amino-acid sequence MNKVVLYCRPGFEKECAAEITDKAAKREVFGFARVKENAGYVVFECYQPEDADKLARELPFSSLIFARQMFVAGELLKDLPPEDRITPIVGMLQGVVEKGGDLRVEVADTNESKELMKFCRKFTVPLRAALRDAGVLTNYETPKRPVVHIFFIAPGCCYTGYSYTTNNSPFFMGIPRLRFPSDAPSRSTLKLEEAFHVFIPADEWDERLANGMYAVDLGACPGGWTYQLVKRNMWVSSVDNGPMAQSLMDTGQVTWLREDGFRYRPNRNNISWMVCDMVEKPAKVAALMASWLVNGWCRETIFNLKLPMKKRYEEVSQNLAYIQEQMDENGINVEIQARQLYHDREEVTVHIRRWWAAVGGRRDER; translated from the coding sequence ATGAATAAGGTTGTTTTATATTGTCGCCCGGGGTTTGAGAAAGAGTGCGCCGCGGAAATTACCGATAAAGCGGCGAAGCGCGAAGTCTTCGGCTTTGCCCGCGTAAAAGAGAACGCGGGCTATGTGGTATTCGAGTGCTATCAGCCTGAAGACGCCGACAAGCTGGCGCGCGAGCTGCCGTTCAGCTCGCTGATCTTCGCTCGCCAGATGTTTGTCGCGGGTGAGCTGCTGAAGGATCTTCCGCCGGAAGACCGCATCACGCCAATTGTTGGCATGCTGCAGGGCGTGGTGGAGAAGGGCGGCGATCTGCGCGTTGAAGTGGCGGATACCAACGAAAGTAAAGAGCTGATGAAGTTCTGCCGTAAGTTCACCGTGCCGCTGCGTGCGGCGCTGCGTGATGCGGGCGTGCTGACGAACTACGAAACGCCGAAGCGTCCGGTGGTGCATATCTTCTTTATCGCACCGGGCTGCTGCTATACAGGCTATTCTTACACCACCAACAACTCTCCCTTCTTTATGGGCATTCCGCGTTTGCGCTTCCCGTCCGATGCGCCAAGCCGTTCCACGCTCAAGCTGGAAGAGGCGTTCCACGTCTTTATCCCGGCAGATGAGTGGGATGAGCGTCTGGCAAACGGCATGTACGCCGTCGACCTTGGCGCGTGCCCGGGCGGCTGGACCTATCAGCTGGTGAAACGCAATATGTGGGTATCGTCCGTTGATAACGGTCCAATGGCGCAAAGCCTGATGGACACCGGACAGGTCACCTGGCTGCGTGAAGACGGTTTCCGCTATCGCCCGAACCGTAACAACATCTCGTGGATGGTGTGCGATATGGTAGAGAAGCCGGCAAAAGTCGCCGCGCTGATGGCCTCCTGGCTGGTGAACGGCTGGTGTCGTGAGACCATTTTCAACCTCAAGCTGCCGATGAAAAAGCGCTATGAGGAAGTGTCGCAGAACCTGGCGTACATTCAGGAACAAATGGACGAAAACGGTATTAACGTAGAGATCCAGGCGCGTCAGCTGTATCACGACCGTGAAGAGGTGACGGTGCATATTCGTCGCTGGTGGGCTGCGGTCGGCGGACGTCGCGACGAGCGATAG
- the csdA gene encoding cysteine desulfurase CsdA, whose translation MNAFSPAQFRAQFPALADAGIYLDSAATALKPQAVIEATQQFYSLSAGNVHRSQFAEAQRLTARYEAARDQVARLINAESGKNIVWTRGTTEAINMVAQCYARPLLQPGDEIVVSEAEHHANLVPWLMVAEQTGARVVKLPLGADLLPDVARLPELITPRSRILALGQMSNVTGGCPDLAQAIRIAHASGMVVMVDGAQGVVHFPADVQALDIDFYAFSGHKLYGPTGIGALYGKPELLAKMTPWLGGGKMITEVSFDGFKTQDVPYRLEAGTPNVAGVIGLSAALEWLAEIDIVQAESWSRGLATLAEEELKKRPGFRSFRVQDSSLLAFDFAGVHHSDMVTLLAGYGIALRAGQHCAQPLLAALGVNGTLRASFAPYNTQSDVDALVAAVDRALEILVD comes from the coding sequence ATGAACGCTTTCAGTCCTGCGCAGTTCCGCGCACAGTTCCCGGCCCTGGCCGATGCCGGTATTTATCTGGATAGCGCCGCCACCGCCCTTAAGCCACAGGCGGTGATTGAGGCCACGCAGCAGTTCTACAGCCTGAGCGCCGGGAACGTGCATCGCAGCCAGTTTGCCGAAGCGCAGCGTTTAACCGCGCGCTACGAAGCCGCACGCGATCAGGTCGCGCGCCTGATCAATGCCGAAAGCGGGAAAAACATCGTCTGGACGCGCGGCACGACCGAGGCCATCAATATGGTGGCCCAGTGCTACGCGCGCCCGCTGCTTCAGCCGGGCGATGAGATCGTCGTCAGCGAGGCGGAACATCATGCCAACCTGGTGCCATGGCTGATGGTGGCCGAGCAAACGGGTGCGCGCGTGGTGAAACTCCCACTGGGTGCAGACCTTCTGCCCGATGTGGCCCGCCTCCCCGAGCTGATTACTCCCCGCAGCCGCATTCTGGCGCTCGGACAGATGTCGAACGTCACGGGTGGTTGCCCTGATCTGGCTCAGGCCATTCGCATCGCCCATGCCAGCGGGATGGTGGTGATGGTCGACGGCGCTCAGGGGGTGGTGCACTTCCCCGCTGATGTGCAGGCGCTTGATATCGACTTCTATGCCTTCTCGGGACATAAGCTCTACGGGCCAACCGGTATAGGAGCGCTGTACGGCAAGCCAGAGCTGCTGGCAAAAATGACGCCGTGGCTCGGTGGCGGCAAAATGATTACCGAAGTGTCGTTCGATGGCTTCAAAACGCAGGACGTTCCCTATCGTCTGGAGGCCGGTACGCCGAACGTGGCGGGGGTGATTGGCTTAAGCGCGGCGCTGGAGTGGCTGGCAGAAATCGACATTGTCCAGGCTGAAAGCTGGAGCCGGGGGCTGGCGACGCTGGCAGAGGAAGAACTCAAAAAGCGCCCGGGATTCCGCTCGTTCCGCGTTCAGGACTCCAGCCTGCTCGCCTTTGATTTTGCGGGCGTTCACCATAGCGACATGGTGACGCTGCTGGCCGGGTACGGCATTGCCCTGCGTGCCGGACAGCACTGCGCCCAGCCGCTGCTGGCGGCGCTCGGCGTTAACGGTACGCTGCGCGCCTCGTTTGCGCCGTATAATACCCAAAGCGATGTCGACGCGCTGGTTGCCGCCGTTGACCGCGCCCTTGAAATACTGGTGGATTAA
- a CDS encoding YgdI/YgdR family lipoprotein translates to MNKTAAIISACAFTFALSACSGNNYVMHTNDGRSIVSEGKPTTDNDTGMISYKDANGNKQQINRTDVKEMKEIEH, encoded by the coding sequence ATGAATAAGACAGCTGCAATCATTTCTGCCTGTGCGTTTACTTTTGCCCTGAGCGCCTGTTCTGGTAACAACTACGTGATGCACACCAACGATGGTCGTTCTATCGTTTCGGAAGGGAAACCGACTACCGATAATGATACCGGGATGATTTCGTACAAAGATGCTAACGGGAACAAGCAGCAGATCAACCGCACGGACGTGAAAGAGATGAAAGAGATCGAGCACTAA